Proteins encoded in a region of the Niveispirillum cyanobacteriorum genome:
- a CDS encoding MmgE/PrpD family protein has protein sequence MTASQIMARHALSVEWVTLPEPARDAVRTFLLDTLGVGIAGARAPFAPEIGAVAQAWGGDGPAPVLGRGYRLSPPQAAFINAFQIHAQEFDCVHEVAVLHPLATILAAMMADTARQPLPVTGAAFGAALAAGVDIAVTLGLAAKTPLKFFRPATAGIFGCVAAMARLRRLDVDTTCDAFGHALAFASGTMQAHVEGKPGLPIQVAHAAQASLMALDLAMAGIPGTAGSIDGPFGYLAMFETATDLPPLLNRLGKDWRIAEVSHKPFPTGRAAHGGIVALQTLMRDHGVNAANLESLTYTAPPLIQRLVGRPLPAYPAALTANYARLCFAWLGAVVLTRGTVGLSDFAESRLSDPALHALGCRIKVVADDNPDPAAFTPGIAEAVLTDGRVVRAHIDSQLGSPMTPLSREQHLRKFRACLDFAGAADLADPLIQAIDNLQDQADMARLLRRAAGLSD, from the coding sequence ATGACCGCATCGCAAATCATGGCCCGCCACGCCTTGTCGGTGGAATGGGTCACCTTGCCCGAACCGGCACGCGACGCGGTTCGCACCTTCCTTTTGGACACGCTGGGGGTGGGTATCGCGGGGGCCAGGGCACCATTTGCGCCAGAGATCGGTGCCGTGGCGCAGGCATGGGGCGGGGATGGCCCAGCCCCCGTTTTGGGACGCGGTTATCGATTGAGCCCGCCACAAGCGGCCTTCATCAATGCCTTTCAGATCCATGCCCAGGAATTTGACTGCGTGCATGAAGTGGCGGTGTTGCATCCGCTGGCCACCATCCTGGCCGCCATGATGGCCGATACGGCCCGCCAGCCCCTGCCCGTGACGGGTGCGGCGTTCGGTGCAGCCCTGGCCGCCGGTGTTGATATCGCCGTTACACTGGGCCTTGCCGCTAAGACACCGCTGAAATTCTTCCGCCCAGCCACGGCGGGGATTTTCGGTTGTGTGGCGGCGATGGCCCGGCTGCGGCGGCTGGATGTCGATACAACATGCGACGCCTTTGGTCATGCCCTGGCCTTTGCGTCAGGCACCATGCAGGCGCATGTGGAGGGCAAGCCCGGCCTGCCGATCCAGGTGGCGCATGCCGCTCAGGCCAGCCTGATGGCGCTGGATCTGGCGATGGCCGGCATACCCGGCACGGCGGGCAGCATTGATGGCCCCTTCGGCTATCTGGCGATGTTCGAGACGGCAACCGACCTGCCGCCGCTGCTGAATCGGCTGGGCAAGGACTGGCGTATCGCAGAGGTCAGCCACAAGCCCTTTCCGACGGGCCGTGCCGCACATGGGGGGATCGTGGCCCTGCAGACGCTGATGCGCGATCATGGGGTTAATGCGGCCAATCTGGAAAGCCTGACCTATACCGCGCCGCCGCTGATCCAGCGGCTGGTGGGCCGTCCCCTGCCCGCATATCCGGCGGCACTAACCGCCAATTATGCGCGGCTGTGCTTTGCCTGGCTAGGCGCGGTGGTGCTGACGCGCGGCACCGTCGGCTTGTCGGATTTTGCCGAAAGCCGCCTGTCGGACCCGGCACTGCACGCGCTGGGCTGCCGTATCAAGGTGGTGGCGGACGACAATCCCGACCCCGCCGCCTTCACCCCCGGCATTGCGGAGGCGGTTCTGACCGATGGGCGCGTCGTACGGGCCCACATCGACAGCCAGCTGGGCAGCCCCATGACCCCGCTCAGCCGGGAGCAGCATCTGCGGAAGTTCCGCGCCTGTCTGGATTTCGCCGGTGCCGCCGATCTGGCCGACCCGTTGATCCAGGCCATCGACAATCTTCAGGACCAGGCCGACATGGCCCGTCTGCTACGCCGCGCCGCCGGCCTGTCGGACTGA